One window of the Eucalyptus grandis isolate ANBG69807.140 chromosome 6, ASM1654582v1, whole genome shotgun sequence genome contains the following:
- the LOC104451963 gene encoding probable LRR receptor-like serine/threonine-protein kinase At3g47570, with the protein MKEKQFRSVLYILVLIYIRLCPSMARARDADTDREALAAFKSAISDPRNALASWNLGTSHCNWTGVSCTKDGEMRVNSLILADLGLTGILPSQLSNLSSLQYLDLHQNSFSGEIPSSFGRLTALRRIILYNNSISGLIPASLSQCRSLEEISFAFNNISGKLPAELGSLTELKILDVSVNNLTGSIPKTSGNLSALTSLSLARNRLSGELPNELGNLQNLAVLQLSENVLTGTIPPWIFNISTLEFISLTQNKLAGTLPSSVNVSLANLEQLYLAENMIEGLLPNYLFNSSQIQELDFSSNQFHGSIPSLGNMKSLKSLHLGYNNLSSTTDLNLQTFRSLVNCTKLEILYLNSNQLASELPSSIGNLSVHLQEFCIDGNHLTKEFPDVLDRFQNLTALSIHENRFTGKFPSTVGRVHWLRRLQAHGNNFYGEIPDSFGNLTQLYHLTMGFNEFSGRFPSSIGNSKQLKVLGLASNSLSGNIPEEIFRLPNLRDVRLAKNQLNGSLSSLVGRLKQLELLDVSDNQLSGSIPTAIGGCSSLDALKMARNNLSGQIPSQIGDLSALRSLDLSWNNLSGSIPVELGDLQILQSLNLSFNHLEGQVPGNGAFVNLTWDKLQGNNELCMIDAKAARKLGISTCEAMTKKKSNQHHLLAVLIPVSISIVLACCILCFTWIIIQKKRKIKERESSFPPPLIRGLPKKVSYDELHRATDGFAQENLIGKGGFGSVYKAVFMWRNDGSCICRAVKVIDLEQSKASRSFNMECKALKFIRHRNLVKVITSCSSIDNTGHEFKALVMEYMPKGNLEKWLYPEDVERDGSSLSLMQRLNVAIDVASAMDYLHHDCNPPVVHCDLKPGNVLLDDNMVAHVGDFGLARFLHQIQQETGHSTIGLQGSIGYIPPEYGMGSRASPSGDVYSFGILLLEMLVLKKPTDQMFEEGLNLRIFVSALDNGGHKVLDIADPRLFANNETSNSTGSDVSSSSFLASPDNLSLGGSTNPRNSWLMRCEECVAALIRLGLSCAAPSAKDRPSMREALARLREIKRGFPAQLKPPDHA; encoded by the exons ATGAAGGAGAAGCAATTTCGCTCAGTTCTCTACATCCTCGTTCTGATTTACATCAGGCTTTGTCCAAGCATGGCTAGAGCCAGAGATGCAGACACCGACAGAGAAGCGCTTGCGGCTTTCAAATCCGCAATATCCGACCCGCGAAATGCTCTCGCCAGTTGGAATCTCGGCACATCTCACTGTAATTGGACCGGCGTTTCGTGCACGAAGGACGGCGAAATGAGAGTGAACTCTCTTATCCTTGCTGATCTCGGACTCACCGGCATCCTTCCGTCTCAACTCTCCAACCTCAGCTCTCTTCAGTACCTCGACTTGCATCAGAACTCATTCAGCGGTGAAATTCCGTCGAGTTTTGGACGCCTCACAGCCCTTCGGCGAATCATTCTTTACAATAACTCTATCAGCGGCTTGATTCCAGCAAGTCTCTCTCAGTGTCGGAGCCTGGAAGAGATCAGCTTCGCTTTCAACAACATATCCGGCAAACTTCCCGCTGAATTGGGTAGTCTTACTGAGCTGAAGATTCTTGATGTTTCTGTGAATAATCTCACAGGCTCAATCCCGAAAACGTCTGGTAATCTTTCTGCTCTCACCAGTCTTAGCCTCGCGAGAAACCGTTTGTCCGGCGAGCTGCCAAACGAGCTTGGGAATCTTCAAAATCTGGCCGTTCTTCAGCTCTCTGAGAACGTATTAACTGGCACAATCCCACCTTGGATTTTCAACATTTCGACCCTCGAATTCATTAGCCTTACACAGAACAAGCTTGCTGGAACATTGCCTTCTAGTGTAAACGTCTCACTAGCAAACCTGGAACAGCTCTATTTGGCAGAAAATATGATTGAGGGATTGCTACCAAATTATTTGTTCAACAGTTCACAAATTCAAGAactcgatttctcttccaaTCAATTTCATGGGTCCATTCCTTCACTTGGTAATATGAAAAGCCTGAAAAGTTTGCATCTCGGCTACAACAATCTGTCATCTACCACCGATCTCAACCTTCAGACCTTCCGTTCACTCGTCAATTGCACCAAGTTAGAGATTCTCTACCTAAACAGCAACCAACTAGCCAGCGAACTTCCTAGCTCGATCGGAAACTTGTCAGTGCACCTGCAAGAGTTTTGCATCGACGGTAATCATCTAACCAAAGAATTTCCTGATGTCCTCGACAGGTTTCAGAACCTCACAGCCCTGTCGATCCACGAGAACCGGTTCACTGGAAAATTCCCAAGCACCGTGGGAAGGGTGCACTGGCTACGAAGACTCCAAGCGCATGGAAATAACTTCTACGGTGAAATCCCAGATTCCTTTGGCAATCTCACTCAGTTATACCATCTGACAATGGGATTTAATGAGTTCTCTGGTAGATTTCCTTCAAGCATTGGAAATTCCAAGCAATTGAAAGTACTGGGGTTGGCATCCAATAGCCTCAGCGGAAACATTCCAGAGGAGATTTTCAGGCTTCCCAACTTGAGAGATGTGCGATTGGCCAAAAACCAATTGAatggttctctctcttctctggtGGGAAGATTGAAACAACTCGAATTGCTCGATGTTTCGGATAATCAGTTATCTGGATCTATTCCAACGGCTATTGGGGGATGCTCGAGTTTGGATGCTCTCAAAATGGCTAGGAACAACCTAAGCGGGCAAATACCGAGTCAAATTGGCGACTTATCTGCCCTGCGGAGTTTGGATCTCTCGTGGAACAATCTCTCCGGTTCAATCCCCGTAGAATTAGGAGATCTTCAGATTCTGCAGAGTCTGAATCTGTCTTTCAATCATTTAGAAGGGCAAGTTCCTGGGAATGGTGCCTTTGTTAATCTAACCTGGGATAAACTCCAGGGGAATAATGAGCTTTGCATGATCGATGCCAAAGCCGCACGAAAGCTCGGGATTAGTACATGTGAAGCCATGACGAAGAAAAAGTCCAATCAGCATCACCTACTGGCAGTCCTCATTCCCGTTTCAATCTCTATTGTATTAGCGTGTTGCATCCTCTGCTTCACATggataattatccaaaagaagaggaaaataaaagaaagagagtcATCATTCCCACCTCCTCTCATCAGAGGCTTGCCGAAGAAGGTATCTTATGATGAGCTTCACCGTGCAACTGACGGGTTTGCTCAAGAAAACTTAATTGGGAAGGGCGGGTTTGGCTCGGTGTACAAAGCTGTGTTCATGTGGAGGAACGATGGCTCTTGCATTTGCCGTGCTGTCAAGGTCATAGATCTTGAGCAAAGCAAGGCTTCCAGGAGCTTCAACATGGAATGCAAAGCCCTCAAATTCATCAGGCATCGGAACCTCGTGAAAGTCATCACTTCCTGCTCGAGCATCGACAACACGGGGCACGAGTTCAAAGCGCTGGTGATGGAGTACATGCCTAAGGGTAATTTGGAGAAGTGGCTGTACCCGGAAGATGTAGAGCGTGATGGCTCGAGCTTGAGCCTGATGCAGAGGCTCAATGTTGCTATCGACGTTGCTTCTGCGATGGATTACCTGCATCACGACTGCAACCCTCCTGTGGTCCACTGCGATCTGAAGCCGGGGAATGTCCTTTTGGATGACAACATGGTTGCACACGTTGGGGACTTTGGATTGGCTAggtttcttcatcaaattcaacAGGAAACAGGACATAGCACAATAGGCCTGCAAGGTTCAATTGGTTACATTCCTCCAG AGTATGGAATGGGAAGCAGGGCATCACCAAGTGGAGACGTCTACAGTTTCGGCATTCTCCTGCTCGAGATGCTTGTCTTGAAGAAACCGACTGACCAAATGTTCGAGGAAGGCCTGAACCTGAGAATTTTCGTGTCGGCATTGGACAATGGGGGTCACAAAGTCCTCGACATCGCTGATCCAAGGCTTTTCGCGAACAACGAGACTTCCAATTCGACGGGTAGCGATGTCTCCTCAAGCAGCTTCCTGGCGTCTCCGGACAACCTCAGCTTAGGAGGCAGCACGAATCCAAGGAACAGCTGGTTAATGAGGTGCGAAGAATGTGTCGCTGCGTTGATCAGGTTAGGCCTGTCCTGTGCGGCGCCATCCGCCAAGGATCGTCCGAGCATGAGAGAGGCCTTGGCGAGATTGCGCGAGATCAAGAGAGGTTTCCCGGCTCAATTGAAGCCACCTGATCATGCATAA